Below is a window of Salvelinus alpinus chromosome 34, SLU_Salpinus.1, whole genome shotgun sequence DNA.
AAGGGGAATATCCGCATGTTTCAAAAAGGTTTTGCAAGTGATTACCAACATTAAAACAGCATTGGAATTCTAGTCAACTGTGTGTGGAGATAACTACAGGGTTTGAGCGCTAGTAATAAAACATGCTTGTTTCCATATCAGAGTGTACATTACAGGTGTGAGTTACACTGATCCCATCCACATGTAAAGTAACCATCTCCTTACAGCAGGTATCAACAACTGACAGCCCGCGACCCCTCATTTGAAGGCCCTCATGTTTTTACTGTTGCAAGTTGGGGTCTAAACTTACTGTTGCAAGAGAGAATATTATAATACACTTCAAGGTGCAATTCAatgtgctcccgcacattggctaaccgggctatctgcattgtcccgccaacccctctttttacgctactgctactctctgttcatcatatatgtttaactttagtccgtcccctcgcgaaccagggaccctctgcacacaacagtcacccacgaagcatcgttacccatcgctccacaaaagccgcggcacttgcagagcaaggggaaccactacttcaaggtctcagaacaagtgacgtcaccgattgaaaggctattagcgcgcaccaccgctaactagttagccatttcacatccgttacatatgcatagtcactttaaccataccaccTCAAtaagcccgactaaccggtgtctgtatatagccttgctactgttattttcaaatgcctttttactgttttatttctttacttacccacacacacacatatacttttttttcgcactatttgttagagcctgtaagtaagcatttcacggtaaggtctacgcctgttgttttcggcgcacgtgacaaactttgatttggcATCAGCAGtttcttatgtcagtcactgatagtcactcaattagcccacgtCAGCTAAAATtatttagattggtaaattagtctagcggcTAGCTTTCTAAATGTAGTAATCATGATTGAATTACAGGCCGGGGGGCCCATTGATGTTGTTAGTATGTCTCAAATCATTAAAACCTGCAAATATTCCTCTCTGCTTCATGGCAAaattagtagaattgcatgaaattagttataaaatCGCTAAATCTTCTCTCTACcccatgtcaaaatgtgtagaattacagcaaacttgctttaaaactgcaacatttttttTACACCTCATGGCAAAATGCAGTATGTAACATTGCACAAAACAAAGACAGTAGCTGCCGCATGAAAGTGGGctgaaactgcttctccaatagaaatccccgatcacactTTTAGACGATGTGATGGCGACGTTTGCTAGTTAAACCAAAGCTTTTTTATATCTTAACCTCTCTAAAAATCgaattgttctatctgtggctaAAACTCATGCCTATATACACGTCATCGGGTCTGACGGTCGACTCGCACCGAACTGCGCATATGCAGGCCGTCAAATCAGAGGCACCCTTTCGATATAAAGTCGTTTATGGCGAAAATGAAAACGTGTGTCTGTCACTCACGAGGTTAGAGTAATAGCAAGTACAATTACTTTAAACATTGTCTCGAATCTAGGTTTCACTTCTCTCATTTACTTCCCAAACCCAGGACTGACCTGcttggtctgtttcgcaagcgttcccagaagtctcgcgatgttgcgcctctgggtttagaaactgctAAAAATTGGGTGgctgctaaaatgttttgctcgcaaTTTGGTGatgagttgttgttttttgtgGCCCCTAGCACCATCAAAGTTGTCCATCCCTGCCCTACAGCAAAGATTATATCCATCTGTAGCATAGACCATATAAAACCAAAGATTAGCTACATTCAAAAGTAAACAGATCTTTGCATAGACTCAGATTGTACGTATGGTATGGTCacgtgaccatacgtacataaaCAAACCATGTCACACAAAAAAACAGTGACACagtttgctagctaacgttagctaatagccGCCTTTACCAAATAACCGAAAATTAAGACTTCATACCCGTAACGTTTACAAGAAGCAACGAAGAGTGTCAGACCGTATACCAGTAGTTATGTAGCTAGTTAGCCAGAGTAGCAGTCATTTAGCTAGGTTAGCTAGCGCTGGAACGGCAGTTCCATGGCATCCTCAGCGGGAAGCGAAGTCCGAGCCCTCGGCCCTAGCGAAGGGACTTTGGGAGCACTGCCCAGTGCTCGGCCACCACTTCGCTCTCACCACCTACACACCACAACCACCGCAGGTTCCCCTGGATCTCTGATGGTGGAGTCGGTGGACGACGCGGAGGGTCTGTATGTCGCGGTGGAGAGATGTCCTCTCTGCAACACCGCCAGGCGCAGGCTGACTTGTGCCCGGTGCATCCAGGCAGGGGATTTCGTGTACTTCGACGGTAGAAACCCCGAACTGTGCGTGTTAACATTTAGCTAACTTCATAACACGGCTCTAAGTGATGTCACTGATGACAACTTATGCGGCATCATCAGCTAAGATTGATTTTAGCACTCAACAATCGAACAAACatgatagctggctagctatattTACAATAAGCTAGCATTGCCATAAACAAAACGTTAGCTCTTAGCACTAGGTTGTTGTtgttagttggctagctagcaaggtaGTTTGTTTACAAGAGAACCATGGAACGTTACACCCAGTAGGGCTGTTTGGGGAACATAAcacctagctagctatatgttatGAATAATCAAGCCATTTGAGCACCAACCATCTCACACTAAACAGTGTAGCTTGCTAGCGTCCTAACTTTCTAGTGTAGTGAAACTAAAAATAACTGTCATGATATGGCTCTTTGTTAGTGAAGTCGTGAAGGGCCATTGGCCTAATACTTTGCTTTACTTGTTCTATCATGCTTTTGTGAGTTTCCAGAATTCAATGACTAGCTAGTCATTGAATTTAGTTTTTCTATAGTTAAATTAATCTCAACTTATTTTTGTAAAGTAGCTCGTTCTAAgccactctctctcgctcaattCCTGTGCTTGGGGGCACTTCACTCATTCTGCAGAGCTGCAGTCAGAGAAAAAATTAACATGCCATTGGGTTATTaatgaaatatttttttaatatatttttataGATACACTGAAAAATTGACAAGACTTAAAATGCTGAAGGAGAAGAAAGAACTTCTTGAACAGAGGTAAAAATTGAAGACTAGTTGGAGTTAAAAAATAATGAATATGTTGAATAATATCTTACTACTTTGCTGTTTGTTTTCAATCGTTTCTGCATACAGGAATGTCTCATTATATTAATCATATGAATAAATATACACTCTCTTTTCCCAGGGTCATTACTGCCATGGATAAGAAGGTCCAGGCAGATCAGCTGGTAAGTTAATTTATGACAACACACAAGAACATGATAAACTTAATTTACTCTGCCCTACGCGATGtagcctctgtctgtgtgtttctatgtgtcaATATCCTGCCTATTCTTTTCAAATCTAATGTGTTCGGTTTCATTCAGAAATGGAAGATGATGTCATGCAAGATGAAGATTGAGCAGCTGAAGGAGGCCATTGGCTGTGGGAACGAAGAGGTGAAGAGTGGTGAGTTACATGGCACCAACGGACATTCAAATCAGTGACGAATGACCCTAGATGTTTACATTTTAATGTATTGTCTTCTTTATACTTTCCGCGTAATGTCTTTATGAAACCTGGCATTTGAAATAGTGGAAGACATtggatgcttcccaaatggcattaTATTCCATATATAGTCCACAACTTTTTCCATTTGGGATGCGTCCATTAAACATATCAATCAACATAGTATCCGTCCCTCTCCCCCGCAGGTAAGGACCTGCTGCTTCGCTCCCAGGAGGAGAGCCAGAGGCTGCAGCGGCGGGCCAGCCGCCACCAGGAGAAGAGGGACaagatagagagacacaaccaGCGGCTGGGAGAACTGCTGGAGAAGAAGGGCAAGGAGCTGCAGGGTCGTCTGGATCACCTGGCTGAGGTCCGCAAGGGACACATCCTGGAGCTCACTGCTCACATCTTCCCCACACAGGAGGAGAAACAGGGCAGCAGGTCAGTGACGCTGTACCTCATGCAGCAGGGCCATACAGTTGCATCCAAATATATAAAGGAGtcccattttatttttttaatttttttatcaaataagtagaaaaataataatttatcACCTATTGAATTTTCAATGTTGCTGATCCAATATTATTTTTGTAAACATAAGTTTATAaatttaattttaaaaaataaagacaaatgcttaggcaaaattattggcacccggAGCTAGTACCCGGAGCTAGTACTTGGTTGTACACAGCCTTTGGCCAAGATAACTGCAGACACGCTTCTTGTACCATCCAATGAGCTTGCTACACCTTCCTACTGGCAAACTGCTCTAATTATTCAGTGTTTGAGGAATGCCCTCCACCAACTGCTGGGTAAATAGAATACCCTGACATAATCCTTTGAGGATTGAGAGTTCTGACCTCTGTTAGTGCTCACAatctcagaggacctgaggggTTAGAGATCAGGGGTCAGGAGAAGGTTGTGAGGGAGGGGGAAGTGGTAAAGGAAGCGATTCCTCATCAGTATCAGCAACATGGTTTCCCTCACTCCCCCAAAATAAATGCGCATGTGCATATGGCGACACATACACAGCCCTAAAAAGAAAAGAAGTGCACAGAAGTCAAGTCAGTTCTCCTCCCATTGTCTGTACCACTACTCCTCAGAGACCTCCCTGGGTttcttataaactcagcaaaaaaataaacgtccccttttcaggaccctgtctttaaaagataatttgtaaaaatccaaataacttcacagatcttcattgtaaagggtttaaacactgtttcccatgcttgttcaatgaaccataaacaatgattgaacatgcacctgtggaatggtcgttaagaaactaacagcttacagacggtaggcaattaaggtcacagttatgaaaacttaggacactaaagaggcctttctactgactctgaaaacaccaaaagaaagatgctcaggctccctgctcatctgcgtgaacgtgccttaggcatgctgcaaggtggcatgaggactgcagatgtggccagggcaataaattgcaatgtccttacTGTAAGACGgcgatacagggagacaggacggacagctgatcgtcctcgcagtggcagaccacgtgtgacaacacatgcacaggatcagtacatccgaacatcacacctgcgggacaggtacaggatggcaacaacaactgctcgagttaTACCAGGTATGTACaatcctccatcagtgctcagactgtccgcaataggctgagagaggctggactgagggcttgtaggcctgttgtagggcaggtcctcaccagacatcactggcgaCGTTGTCGCCTATttgcacaaacccaccgtcgctggaccagacaggactggcaaaaagctctcttcactgacgagtcgcagttttgtctcaccaggggtgatggtcggattcacgtttatcgtcgaaggaatgagcgttacaccgaggcctgtactctggagcgggatcaatttggaggtggagggtccgtcatggtctggggcggtgtgtcacagcatcgtcggactgagcttgttgtcattgcagacaatctcaacgctgtgcgttacagggaagacatcctcctccttcatgtggtacccttcttgcaggctcatcctgacaggaccctccagcatgatgccaccagccatactgcttgttctctgtgtgatttcctgcaagacaggaatgtcagtgttctgccatggccagtgaagagcccacatctcaatcccattgaacatgtctgggacctgttagatGGGAGGGTGCAGgctagagcccccccccccccccccagaaaaatCCGTgaacttggtggaagagtggggtaacgtctcacagcaagaactggcaaatctggtgtagtccatgaggaggagatgcactgcagtacttaatgcagctggtggccacaccagatactgactgttgcttttgattttgaccaccccctttgttcagggacacattattcaatatcTGTTAGTCACCAGTCTGGAACTTGTTCAgtgtatgtctgttgttgaatcttgttatgttcatacaaatatttacacatgttaagtgtgctgaaaataaacgcagttgacagtgagaggacttttctttttttgctgagtttagtttatatactgtattactccATGGCTGGCCGGAATATGACTCAGGGCTTTTAGTTTTCTTCAAGGACAGGACCAATAGTCTATCCAGGGATTTGATGCTTTAGCAATAGACATCAAGTATAGGCCTACATTAATCTATACTGCCCTCTCATCTACTGGTTGAAGAGTTTTAGAGatgttcctctctgctcctctgtctCTCAGGGACCCAGCGGACATATTGTCAGAGTGTGACCTGGCTCTGACCTCCAGCACGGTGAGTGAGCTGGCTGAGGCCCGTCGCACCACCTACCTGTCAGGGCGCTGGATCTGGGATGACCAGAATGGAGAAACCAGCATTAGCATCACCGGACCCAGGGTCACGCTGCCTAGCAACGGGGACTGCTCCCCCTATTACAGCTGGGTGGAAGACAAGAGCACCAATGAGGGGCCAGGTAGGACTTTTTAGTCAAATACTTTGTATGTAATGATTACGTTTGCCATTTAGTGCACACTTTTATTCAAAGTGACCTACAGTACAGTTAGTGCATACATTTGAAATATATTTGAGTATACTTTTGTAGCGCCACACACTTACCAAAAGAAGAAACTACTAGCTGATTGAGATGAACATCTTTTACTTAGAGATGAACAATTTACCATATTTACTTGTATTGTGCCAAGGCTATTTGTGATCATTAAGAGCTTTCATTTCCAGAGCTGGACCACATCAACCCAGCCCACACCATCAGTGCAGCTCTCTGCTATGCTACCCAGCTCATCAACATCCTCTCTCATATCCTGGATGTCAATCTGCCCAAGAAGTTGTGCAACAGTGAGTTCTGTGGTGACAGCCTGAGCAGGTACAGGTTCACCCGTGCTGTCACCAAGCTCAACACCAACATCCTCCACCTCTGCTTTTCACAGGTACTACAGAGCATGGTTCCTCTAAGTTTTCCCCCCTTGCCGTTGTTCCGCTGCTGCTCTACTGAGTTCTAAGCAGTGTTTggtatagttcacccaaatttacaaaatgacacattggtttccttactgTGTAAGCactctatggacaaggtatgacagaaatccatgctttggttcATTTTCCCTCGCATGGTTTCTACATGCTAAAGTTTTAGCATtcgtggcacaaatcccattcaaatCATGGGACCGATCTTAGCATTTTTTGCTCATGTCCAAACAATCCCAAAGTATCTATAAAAAAAATGATTGTGAAACTCTACAAAGTCACTTATAGATGTTTTTAACGTGTGAAAAATGTAAATATCGGTCCtgtgacttgaatgggatttgtgccacaaatgctaaaatgtcAAAATAGAGGTAAGATGGGTATTGATTTTGAGACATGACCTAGTATTTTACTATACGCGTTTTGATTTCATTATACCTTTTTATACATGCATACATAATGTGAAATTCCAGTTCTTATTTagatttctcacaaaaacaagcgtATCTCTGTGAAATGAGTGTACTGCAAgctttttacatttaattcagtttGAGTTCATTTGGCTTTTTGCGATCCGCGGAAACAACTTTGCAGACGACCACCACAGCCATGTAAAATCCTCAAGTCGCTGCGAGAAAGCGTACTGCTATGTCAACAGAGCTCAGCGcttattatcagatgtattagGCCACGAAATCTAACTTTTGGGATATAATGGTAATGATATGTTATAGAAAGACCCTACTGAACCATTCAGAACATGAATCATATTTGTCTTTGTACAATGTATTTTATGACAAGGAAGTGAGATTACATCACCAATGTATGTTTTCACCCACTCTGGGCCAAGTGGGTGGACACCCTGCACATACCAGTTTTGTGTATTCTCCTGCAGCATGTTGAGAGTGAGCTGCTGCACCCTCACCACACCCTGAGGAACATCATGTTCCTGGTCTCTCCCGACAACAAGAACCTGGGCAGGTAAGAaaatccctggtcaaaagtagtgcattctATGTTGaatagtctgcatcccaaatggcaccctatctcctccctctgtgcaggACGGGTCCATACGAGGTGACTGCAGATCTGGAGGACTCCATGGAGTTTGTGGAGCCGGAGGCGGCTGGCCCGGCGGAGGAGAGCGGGGACGAGATGGTGACGGACGAGGAGACAGACCTGGGGACAGACTGGGAGACGGTCCCCAGCCCACGCTTCTGTGACATCCCCTCCCAGCCCATGGACCTGTCCCAGAGCATGGCCATGCAGGTGTCTCAGCCTGTGGGCCAGGCCGGGGGCATGATCTCCTCAGCAGCTGCCTCCGTCACCTCCTGGTTCCGGGCCTACACCGGCCAGCGCTGAGGGAGAGAAGCCTGGAGGCTCACTgaccagggttgtattcattagtgcaaaatatatataaataaacgtTTTGTAATGTAGAATAAAAACTagggtttcttattggacaagttcatttAGTCCCTCCTTGTTTTAGTTCATTTGGTttttaatgaatacaccccaggacaGGCTGGACTGCTGGAGCTATACAGAATACCACATACCCAATCACAGAGATAGTTCTGCTCTATTCTCTGCCTGTAGTCAACTCCTGCGCTGCTCTGCAACCACCAAGAAGGGATATTTTGTTTTTACTAGAAAAGTTGTCATTGAAATAGCAGCAGTGATTCTTCTGGTGTAAATGTTTATAGTGAGAAAGACTGCCTTTTGGGGAGGCTTTGTTCAATGAGTAGTCTCTCTCGCAAGACTTTGGGTGCTGCACGCTCCATCCCAGCGATTGTGAGAAGACTATTCAAAGAGAGACTGGACCGGCAGTTGCATTAACTTACGTTGATTCAAAATGTCAAGACTGAGGAATGCCACAGCATTGCACTGGATGTGGGACATACAAATGTGGCTTCATTCTATCCTGTTATTTTCCTCCTGAGATCTGCACTGTCCTGTGTACCCATCCTTATTGTCAgttcttaatgtttttttttgttgttgtcaaaagtagtgtattacactgagtggcgcagcatctcggtgctagaggcgtcactacagaccatggtttgattccaggcgCCGCCCTATGATACtcccaattggcccagcgtcgttagggtttggcctgaggtaggccgtcattgtaaacaataatttgttcttaactgatttgcctggttaaataaatcaaaacatagggaatagagtgccatttgggatgcagttgaCTACCTTCATGCTGCATTACAACAAAATGGTTCATGTAAGGATTGTGTTTGAATACTGACAAATGCCAAACAAGGGGCATGACCTTAGTGTTCTCAGAATTATGACACTGTTTTACTTCAATTGCTGTTTACTTACCGGTCATGTCTGTGTGATGGAAGGAGAATGGGACAAAGAACCCCACTGAAGCAGTTCAACGTTGTACTTTTTTGGGGGATTGGTGATCTAGTGGTATCTTGTtttccttaaaaaaaaatatttggggctctattcaatccattTTGTAGAATTTTGGCACCACAGCCCAATATAAATTTGAAAGGCAATGTTCTAGCATTGGCGGAGACTACATTCATGGTAAATGCTGCATATGTTGGCTCATTCATAAATTACCTTGAAATAATTTAT
It encodes the following:
- the LOC139563480 gene encoding beclin 1-associated autophagy-related key regulator-like isoform X1 — protein: MASSAGSEVRALGPSEGTLGALPSARPPLRSHHLHTTTTAGSPGSLMVESVDDAEGLYVAVERCPLCNTARRRLTCARCIQAGDFVYFDGRNPELYTEKLTRLKMLKEKKELLEQRVITAMDKKVQADQLKWKMMSCKMKIEQLKEAIGCGNEEVKSGKDLLLRSQEESQRLQRRASRHQEKRDKIERHNQRLGELLEKKGKELQGRLDHLAEVRKGHILELTAHIFPTQEEKQGSRDPADILSECDLALTSSTVSELAEARRTTYLSGRWIWDDQNGETSISITGPRVTLPSNGDCSPYYSWVEDKSTNEGPELDHINPAHTISAALCYATQLINILSHILDVNLPKKLCNSEFCGDSLSRYRFTRAVTKLNTNILHLCFSQHVESELLHPHHTLRNIMFLVSPDNKNLGRTGPYEVTADLEDSMEFVEPEAAGPAEESGDEMVTDEETDLGTDWETVPSPRFCDIPSQPMDLSQSMAMQVSQPVGQAGGMISSAAASVTSWFRAYTGQR
- the LOC139563480 gene encoding beclin 1-associated autophagy-related key regulator-like isoform X2, which produces MSSLQHRQAQADLCPVHPGRGFRVLRRYTEKLTRLKMLKEKKELLEQRVITAMDKKVQADQLKWKMMSCKMKIEQLKEAIGCGNEEVKSGKDLLLRSQEESQRLQRRASRHQEKRDKIERHNQRLGELLEKKGKELQGRLDHLAEVRKGHILELTAHIFPTQEEKQGSRDPADILSECDLALTSSTVSELAEARRTTYLSGRWIWDDQNGETSISITGPRVTLPSNGDCSPYYSWVEDKSTNEGPELDHINPAHTISAALCYATQLINILSHILDVNLPKKLCNSEFCGDSLSRYRFTRAVTKLNTNILHLCFSQHVESELLHPHHTLRNIMFLVSPDNKNLGRTGPYEVTADLEDSMEFVEPEAAGPAEESGDEMVTDEETDLGTDWETVPSPRFCDIPSQPMDLSQSMAMQVSQPVGQAGGMISSAAASVTSWFRAYTGQR